One segment of Papaver somniferum cultivar HN1 unplaced genomic scaffold, ASM357369v1 unplaced-scaffold_137, whole genome shotgun sequence DNA contains the following:
- the LOC113334668 gene encoding uncharacterized protein LOC113334668, whose product MVAVMKHFSKGIAPDSLDDYTQMGATTIYYYVMKFMDEIIWIYNGRYMRQPTAQDTKRILAENEARGFPGMLGSGYCFHWAWRACPFNQAGSHCGYKSYPSVILQAVARYDRWTWDSYFGLGGKNNDLNVFHASGLVDRQLLGVAHPCHYQINGWNYDKGYYLGDGAYPMYGCIVQAYKPSSNIIEALFNQYQEAKRKDIERAFGGLKGKFGIILKPFCYYKKSDMKAIMRGCLIMHNMCVEMEYRNRYWGRITGDEPQPPIQGNVRIAPQILYNTAIWAQLRLELTTHIWNRHGEGFKDGDIPNMVMDDDKPEVHEGTTDVNTDED is encoded by the coding sequence atggttgccgTCATGAAACATTTTTCCAAAGGCATTGCACCGGATTCCTTAGATGATTACACACAAATGGGAGCGACCACTATCTACTATTATGTTATGAAGTTCATGGAtgaaattatttggatttataaTGGTCGATACATGCGTCAACCTACCGCTCAAGATACAAAAAGGATTTTAGCAGAAAATGAAGCTAGGGGATTTCCTGGTATGCTTGGTAGCGGCTATTGTTTTCATTGGGCATGGAGAGCATGTCCATTTAATCAAGCAGGATCCCACTGCGGATATAAGTCATATCCATCAGTTATTTTGCAGGCGGTAGCTAGATATGATAGATGGACCTGGGATTCCTATTTTGGGTTAGGTGGGAAGAACAATGATCTTAATGTCTTTCATGCTTCGGGTTTGGTCGATAGACAACTTCTTGGTGTAGCACATCCTTGTCATTATCAAATCAATGGATGGAATTACGATAAGGGGTACTACCTAGGAGATGGTGCATATCCTATGTATGGTTGCATCGTGCAAGCATACAAACCCTCCTCGAACATTATAGAAGCTCTTTTCAATCAATACCAAGAAGCCAAAAGGAAGGACATAGAACGTGCATTTGGTGGTCTAAAAGGTAAGTTTGGCATTATATTGAAACCTTTTTGTTATTATAAAAAATCGGACATGAAGGCAATTATGAGGGGGTGCTTGATAATGCACAACATGTGTGTTGAGATGGAATATCGCAATAGGTATTGGGGGAGGATCACGGGAGATGAACCTCAACCGCCAATTCAAGGAAACGTAAGGATAGCTCCTCAGATATTGTACAACACTGCGATTTGGGCACAACTTCGCTTGGAACTCACTACACACATTTGGAACCGACATGGAGAAGGTTTCAAAGATGGTGATATTCCAAACATGGTTATGGATGATGACAAGCCGGAAGTTCATGAGGGTACAACCGATGTGAACACCGATGAAGACTAA
- the LOC113334669 gene encoding uncharacterized protein LOC113334669, with product MATGFKILILKNDKTRFTAKCEEDGCGWRIHFEPVNGDTSRFVLKDSNVHRLKSPSMTTKLVKHLIAENIHGDPSLKPKQIMSLFKKTYGPNIKCHHAPRGKEAVFEEQYGDDEKSYSDLTWYVIAIEETNPDSYVKFEFEDGTSKFQRIFICFGACKHSYRYLRPMIYLDATFLTGRYRGTLMAATCINENNGFYPFAFAIVSTENKDNWFWFLKNLQQVVDGRQIVFLSDRGEGFLQGIPKYFLNSYHSYCFYHIMCNLPIVSGDANSKPVIDLFYKDAYSYTPANFEEALRGMHAIGCGHVANYIRTIPKEKWANAFFPVCIYGSHTSSLAESFNNWVLPFKKLPAFSLVDAIRLKVMKNNSERRIEGLENFNTRLTPEYEALLKKNIDIGRTWTVTQSMKRMYEVASPRYHTVDLLLKTCTCHRCRVNGFPCSHACASIQATGEDIYSFVETYFITKWYNRT from the exons ATGGCTACTGGTTTCAAGATTCTTATTCTTAAAAATGATAAGACTCGTTTTACTGCAAAGTGCGAAGAAGATGGTtgtggttggaggattcactttGAGCCTGTGAATGGTGATACTTCTCGGTTCGTTCTGAAAGATTCTAATGTTCACAG gttgaagagtcctTCGATGACAACCAAGTTAGTCAAGCATTTGATCGCTGAAAATATACATGGTGATCCTAGCTTAAAACCCAAACAAATCATGTCACtttttaagaaaacttatgggCCCAATATTAAGTGTCACCATGCCCCTAGAGGGAAAGAAGCCGTATTTGAAGAACAGTATGGCGATGACGAGAAGTCGTATAGTGATTTAACTTGGTATGTCATagcaattgaagaaactaatCCCGATAGCTATGTGAAGTTTGAATTTGAGGATGGAACTAGTAAATTTCAGAGGATATTCATTTGTTTCGGTGCTTGCAAGCATAGCTATAGGTATCTCAGAcccatgatttacttggacgctactttccttactggtagataCAGGGGTACTTTGATGGCTGCAACATGTATCAATGAAAACAATGGTTTTTACCCATTTGCTTTTGCTATTGTTTCTACTGAAAACAAAgataattggttttggtttctgaAGAATCTTCAACAAGTTGTCGATGGTCGTCagattgttttccttagtgatcgtGGAGAAGGATTTTTGCAGggcattccaaaatattttcttaattcaTATCACAGCTATTGCTTTTATCACATTATGTGCAATCTCCCCATTGTATCAGGTGATGCGAATTCGAAGCCCgttattgatttgttttacaaagatGCTTACTCTTACACACCGGCGAACTTTGAAGAAGCTTTGAGGGGCATGCATGCAATTGGATGTGGACATGTTGCTAACTATATCAGGACTATTCCAAAGGAGAAATGGGCAAATGCATTTTTCCCTGTATGCATATATGGTTCTCACACTTCATCTCTTGCCGAGTCCTTCAACAATTGGGTTCTTCCTTTCAAAAAGTTGCCTGCTTTTTCTCTTGTCGATGCGATACg tttgaaggttatgaAGAATAATTCTGAGAGAAGGATAGAAGGTCTAGAAAATTTCAACACTAGGCTCACTCCTGAATATGAGGCTTTACTAAAGAAAAACATCGacattggtcgtacttggactGTCACTCAATCCATGAAAAGAATGTATGAAGTTGCATCTCCCCGGTATCATACTGTAGATCTATTACTGAAAACTTGTACATGTCACCGGTGCCGAGTTAATGGTTTTCCTTGTTCACATGCTTGTGCTTCCATTCAAGCTACGGGAGAAGACATCTATTCATTTGTTGAGACATACTTCATCACTAAATGGTACAATAGGACATAG